A genomic segment from Bubalus bubalis isolate 160015118507 breed Murrah chromosome 5, NDDB_SH_1, whole genome shotgun sequence encodes:
- the CREBZF gene encoding CREB/ATF bZIP transcription factor isoform X1, whose translation MRHSLTKLLAASGSDSPTRSESPAPVATCSLPPDLTGAAEDEGTAAAGSPGRRQPRGDEGESEAGRGGRGGVAARAPSPEEMEEEAMASVPGEETEDMDFLSGLELADLLDPRQPDWHLEPGLSSPGPLSSSGGGSDSGGLWRGDDDDEAAAAEMQRFSDLLQRLLNGIGACSSGSDSGGGEKRRRKSPGGGGGVGGGGSGGNDSNQAATKSPRKAAAAAARLNRLKKKEYVMGLESRVRGLAAENQELRAENRELGKRVQALQEESRYLRAVLANETGLARLLSRLSGVGLRLTTSLFRDSPAGDHDYALPVGKQQPDPLEDQDDSAGGVCLHVDKDKVSVEFCSACARKASSSLKIFFFR comes from the exons ATGAGGCATAGCCTGACTAAACTGCTGGCGGCCTCGGGCAGCGACTCCCCGACGCGTAGTGAGAGCCCGGCGCCCGTCGCGACCTGCTCGCTGCCCCCGGACCTGACCGGGGCGGCGGAGGACGAGGGGACGGCGGCGGCCGGATCTCCCGGCCGCAGACAGCCGCGCGGCGACGAGGGCGAGTCGGAGGCCGGGAGGGGGGGCCGCGGCGGCGTGGCCGCGCGCGCGCCCTCGCctgaggagatggaggaggaggcgATGGCCAGCGTCCCCGGGGAGGAGACGGAGGACATGGACTTTCTGTCCGGCCTGGAACTGGCGGACCTGCTGGACCCCCGGCAGCCGGACTGGCACCTCGAGCCCGGGCTCAGCTCGCCGGGGCCCCTCTCCTCGTCCGGCGGAGGCTCGGACAGCGGGGGCCTCTGGAGAGGCGACGACGACGACGAGGCCGCGGCTGCCGAGATGCAGCGCTTTTCGGACCTGCTGCAGAGGCTGTTAAACGGCATCGGAGCTTGCAGCAGCGGCAGTGACAGTGGCGGCGGCGAAAAGAGGCGGAGAAAGTCcccgggaggcggcggcggcgtcgGCGGCGGAGGCAGCGGCGGCAACGACAGCAACCAGGCGGCGACAAAGAGTCCCCggaaggcggcggcggcggctgcccGCCTCAACCGGCTGAAGAAGAAGGAATACGTGATGGGGCTGGAGAGCCGAGTACGGGGGCTGGCCGCCGAGAACCAGGAGCTGCGGGCCGAGAACCGGGAGCTGGGCAAGCGCGTGCAGGCACTGCAGGAGGAGAGTCGCTACCTTCGGGCCGTCTTAGCCAACGAGACCGGACTGGCTCGCCTGCTGAGCCGGCTGAGCGGCGTGGGACTGCGGCTGACCACCTCGCTCTTCAGGGACTCGCCCGCCGGGGACCACGACTACGCTCTGCCCGTGGGGAAGCAGCAGCCGGACCCGCTGGAAGACCAGGACGACTCGGCGGGAGGAGTGTGTCTGCATGTGGACAAGGATAAGGTGTCGGTGGAGTTCTGCTCGGCGTGCGCCCGGAAGGCGTCGTCTTCTCTTAAAAT TTTCTTTTTTAGGTGA
- the CREBZF gene encoding CREB/ATF bZIP transcription factor isoform X2 has translation MRHSLTKLLAASGSDSPTRSESPAPVATCSLPPDLTGAAEDEGTAAAGSPGRRQPRGDEGESEAGRGGRGGVAARAPSPEEMEEEAMASVPGEETEDMDFLSGLELADLLDPRQPDWHLEPGLSSPGPLSSSGGGSDSGGLWRGDDDDEAAAAEMQRFSDLLQRLLNGIGACSSGSDSGGGEKRRRKSPGGGGGVGGGGSGGNDSNQAATKSPRKAAAAAARLNRLKKKEYVMGLESRVRGLAAENQELRAENRELGKRVQALQEESRYLRAVLANETGLARLLSRLSGVGLRLTTSLFRDSPAGDHDYALPVGKQQPDPLEDQDDSAGGVCLHVDKDKVSVEFCSACARKASSSLKM, from the coding sequence ATGAGGCATAGCCTGACTAAACTGCTGGCGGCCTCGGGCAGCGACTCCCCGACGCGTAGTGAGAGCCCGGCGCCCGTCGCGACCTGCTCGCTGCCCCCGGACCTGACCGGGGCGGCGGAGGACGAGGGGACGGCGGCGGCCGGATCTCCCGGCCGCAGACAGCCGCGCGGCGACGAGGGCGAGTCGGAGGCCGGGAGGGGGGGCCGCGGCGGCGTGGCCGCGCGCGCGCCCTCGCctgaggagatggaggaggaggcgATGGCCAGCGTCCCCGGGGAGGAGACGGAGGACATGGACTTTCTGTCCGGCCTGGAACTGGCGGACCTGCTGGACCCCCGGCAGCCGGACTGGCACCTCGAGCCCGGGCTCAGCTCGCCGGGGCCCCTCTCCTCGTCCGGCGGAGGCTCGGACAGCGGGGGCCTCTGGAGAGGCGACGACGACGACGAGGCCGCGGCTGCCGAGATGCAGCGCTTTTCGGACCTGCTGCAGAGGCTGTTAAACGGCATCGGAGCTTGCAGCAGCGGCAGTGACAGTGGCGGCGGCGAAAAGAGGCGGAGAAAGTCcccgggaggcggcggcggcgtcgGCGGCGGAGGCAGCGGCGGCAACGACAGCAACCAGGCGGCGACAAAGAGTCCCCggaaggcggcggcggcggctgcccGCCTCAACCGGCTGAAGAAGAAGGAATACGTGATGGGGCTGGAGAGCCGAGTACGGGGGCTGGCCGCCGAGAACCAGGAGCTGCGGGCCGAGAACCGGGAGCTGGGCAAGCGCGTGCAGGCACTGCAGGAGGAGAGTCGCTACCTTCGGGCCGTCTTAGCCAACGAGACCGGACTGGCTCGCCTGCTGAGCCGGCTGAGCGGCGTGGGACTGCGGCTGACCACCTCGCTCTTCAGGGACTCGCCCGCCGGGGACCACGACTACGCTCTGCCCGTGGGGAAGCAGCAGCCGGACCCGCTGGAAGACCAGGACGACTCGGCGGGAGGAGTGTGTCTGCATGTGGACAAGGATAAGGTGTCGGTGGAGTTCTGCTCGGCGTGCGCCCGGAAGGCGTCGTCTTCTCTTAAAATGTAG
- the TMEM126A gene encoding transmembrane protein 126A isoform X1, translating into MLKMENHEPEGTIIKENLIDIIARKINQLPEAERNLLENGSTYVGLNAALCGLIANSLFRRILHVTQARIAAGLPMAVIPFLTANASYKGFVSLPLSTGDLQCETCTVTRGGLVGLVFGGLYPVFLAIPVNGGLAARYNSALLPEKGNILNYWIRISKPVFKKMLFPILLQTGFAAYLGSRQYKLLIKALQLPEPGLEIE; encoded by the exons atgCTCAAGATGGAAAATCATGAACCAGAAGGTACTATCATCAAGGAGAACTTAATTGATATCATAGCCAGAAAAATTAACCAACTCCCAGAAGCAGAACG GAATCTGCTTGAAAATGGATCAACATATGTTGGACTTAATGCTGCTCTCTGTGGCCTAATAGCAAATAGTCTTTTTCGACGCATCTTACATGTGACACAGGCTCGTATAGCTGCTGGCTTACCAATGGCAGTGATCCCATTTTTGACAGCAAATGCATCTTACAAAGGTTTTGTAAGTTTACCTTTGAGTACAG GTGATCTGCAGTGTGAAACCTGCACCGTAACACGAGGTGGACTGGTTGGTCTTGTTTTCGGTGGCCTGTACCCTGTTTTCTTGGCTATCCCTGTGAATGGTGGCCTAGCAGCTAG GTATAATTCAGCCCTGCTGCCAGAGAAAGGAAACATCTTAAATTACTGGATTAGGATTTCTAAGCCTGTCTTTAAAAAGATGTTATTTCCCATTTTGCTCCAGACTGGGTTTGCTGCATACCTCGGGTCTAGACAATATAAACTACTTATAAAGGCTCTTCAGTTACCAGAACCTGGCCTAGAAATTGAGTGA
- the TMEM126A gene encoding transmembrane protein 126A isoform X2 gives MAVIPFLTANASYKGFVSLPLSTGDLQCETCTVTRGGLVGLVFGGLYPVFLAIPVNGGLAARYNSALLPEKGNILNYWIRISKPVFKKMLFPILLQTGFAAYLGSRQYKLLIKALQLPEPGLEIE, from the exons ATGGCAGTGATCCCATTTTTGACAGCAAATGCATCTTACAAAGGTTTTGTAAGTTTACCTTTGAGTACAG GTGATCTGCAGTGTGAAACCTGCACCGTAACACGAGGTGGACTGGTTGGTCTTGTTTTCGGTGGCCTGTACCCTGTTTTCTTGGCTATCCCTGTGAATGGTGGCCTAGCAGCTAG GTATAATTCAGCCCTGCTGCCAGAGAAAGGAAACATCTTAAATTACTGGATTAGGATTTCTAAGCCTGTCTTTAAAAAGATGTTATTTCCCATTTTGCTCCAGACTGGGTTTGCTGCATACCTCGGGTCTAGACAATATAAACTACTTATAAAGGCTCTTCAGTTACCAGAACCTGGCCTAGAAATTGAGTGA
- the TMEM126B gene encoding complex I assembly factor TMEM126B, mitochondrial codes for MAALGREAGDDVRVAGVVPVGAAEVPKDIKIPTYTPGQSRPSLGDAKLRKPVVIEIIEKKIECLRKEKTLNIYGTLTFGTTAAFSGMLTNFIFRHRFKVTHDVLKTYASLTALPFLSTIVSYKLLVTDALCSGNISQENCVLRSSLIGIACGVLYPTALAFSKNGRLAFKYHTVPMPPKGKVLLYWLLLCHTEIKAMVIPLILQTTFGIFHGLQHYAIFESTLEKTVHED; via the exons ATGGCGGCGCTCGGGCGTGAGGCTGGAGACGACGTGCGGGTTGCCGGTGTGGTGCCGGTGGGAGCTGCGGAAGTGCCTAAG GACATCAAGATACCAACATACACACCTGGTCAGTCCAGGCCTTCTCTAGGAGATGCAAAACTCAGAAAACCAGTAGTCATCgaaatcatagaaaaaaaaattgaatgccttagaaaagaaaa gactttaaatatatatggaaCACTGACCTTTGGAACAACAGCTGCTTTCTCTGGAATGTTGACAAACTTCATTTTCAGACATCGCTTCAAGGTCACGCATGACGTTTTGAAGACATATGCATCATTGACTGCACTTCCATTTTTGTCTACCATAGTTTCTTATAAGCTTCTTGTAACAGATGCTTTGTGTTCAG gTAACATAAGCCAGGAAAATTGTGTTCTTAGAAGTTCACTGATTGGCATAGCATGTGGTGTTTTATATCCCACTGCTTTGGCTTTTTCTAAAAATGGACGTCTGGCATTCAA gtATCATACTGTTCCCATGCCACCAAAAGGAAAGGTTTTACTTTATTGGCTGCTGCTTTGTCATACAGAGATAAAAGCAATGGTGATCCCTCTCATCCTTCAGACAACCTTTGGAATATTTCATGGTCTGCAGCACTATGCAATATTTGAAAGTACACTTGAGAAAACTGTACATGAAGATTAA